One segment of Panicum virgatum strain AP13 chromosome 1K, P.virgatum_v5, whole genome shotgun sequence DNA contains the following:
- the LOC120708652 gene encoding receptor kinase-like protein Xa21, with protein MGTLGYIAPEYGQTVRASTCGDVYSFGIVLLEMLTGKRPTDSMFGDDLSIVTFVERNFQDQMLVKIDPHLQEECKGSIQAMPEAENEICRCLLSLVQVALSCTRLFPRERMNMREVSINLHAIRRSYVAAIKQE; from the exons ATGGGAACTCTAGGATATATTGCTCCAG AGTATGGTCAAACTGTTCGTGCATCAACCTGTGGGGATGTTTACAGTTTTGGAATAGTACTTCTGGAGATGCTAACAGGCAAAAGGCCAACCGACTCTATGTTTGGGGATGACCTCAGCATTGTTACCTTTGTGGAGAGGAACTTTCAAGATCAGATGCTTGTTAAGATTGATCCTCATCTCCAAGAAGAATGCAAGGGCTCTATACAAGCAATGCCAGAAGCAGAAAATGAGATCTGTCGATGCTTGCTATCACTCGTGCAAGTCGCTCTTTCTTGCACACGTCTGTTCCCAAGAGAACGAATGAACATGAGAGAAGTATCTATTAATTTGCATGCAATCAGGAGATCATATGTTGCAGCAATCAAGCAAGAGTAG